The following proteins are encoded in a genomic region of Nonomuraea muscovyensis:
- a CDS encoding CAP family protein has translation MPFRRTVKAATTVSALAALVIVAGPAASAWARPPLPLRMDAAFQNDCLTSHNALRARHRAPALTVDEALVAYAKQRVTHVTRYDGLRGGHSGLGADYGENQYWFQTSSAGRVASCADGVRKWYEGSGSYDYRNPGFSSRTGLFTQVVWKATTRLGCARAAGRGARGHETYVVCVYQAPGNVSDAYRENVLPPR, from the coding sequence ATGCCCTTCCGCCGGACAGTCAAGGCGGCGACGACCGTGAGCGCTCTCGCCGCGCTGGTGATCGTGGCCGGGCCGGCCGCCTCGGCGTGGGCCCGCCCGCCCCTGCCGCTCCGCATGGACGCGGCCTTCCAGAACGACTGCCTCACCTCCCACAACGCCCTGCGGGCCCGCCACCGGGCGCCGGCCCTGACGGTCGACGAGGCACTCGTCGCCTACGCCAAGCAGCGGGTCACCCACGTCACCCGGTACGACGGGCTGCGGGGCGGACACAGCGGGCTCGGCGCCGACTACGGCGAGAACCAGTACTGGTTCCAGACATCCTCGGCCGGCCGGGTGGCGTCCTGCGCGGACGGCGTGCGGAAGTGGTACGAGGGCAGCGGGTCCTACGACTACCGCAACCCGGGCTTCTCCTCCCGCACGGGCCTGTTCACCCAGGTGGTCTGGAAGGCGACGACCCGGCTGGGCTGCGCGCGGGCCGCGGGGCGGGGCGCCCGGGGGCACGAGACGTACGTGGTCTGCGTCTACCAGGCTCCCGGCAACGTGTCCGACGCCTACCGGGAGAACGTCCTCCCGCCCCGGTGA
- a CDS encoding winged helix-turn-helix transcriptional regulator, translating into MTRTFTCGLDAAIALMGGKWKGLILFALQEGPLRFGELRRAVPGISERVLILQLREMEAGGLVHREAHHQVPPKVEYSLTDFGHSLNTAMMPLGEWGEEHMERIRSLF; encoded by the coding sequence ATGACGAGGACCTTCACCTGCGGGCTCGACGCCGCCATCGCCCTCATGGGCGGCAAGTGGAAGGGGCTGATCCTGTTCGCGCTCCAGGAGGGGCCGCTGCGCTTCGGCGAGCTGAGGCGGGCCGTTCCCGGCATCAGCGAACGGGTGCTGATCCTGCAACTGCGCGAGATGGAGGCCGGCGGTCTGGTGCACCGCGAGGCCCACCACCAGGTGCCGCCCAAGGTTGAGTACTCGCTGACCGACTTCGGCCACTCGCTCAACACCGCGATGATGCCGCTCGGCGAGTGGGGCGAGGAGCACATGGAGCGCATCCGGTCCCTGTTCTGA
- a CDS encoding ABC transporter permease yields MRRHLRAEWTKLRTVADTGRLLTAVVALSVAVSAAAATTVSCPPAGCAYDAVKISLMGVQVAQAAVVILAVLAVGGEYGTGMIRLTLAAMPRRTAVLAAKAAVVTGLALVSGSVAVLGSLLAGRLILPGNGFVPAHGQPPLSLADGPTLRAVAGSVLYLALIALLGLGVGMVLRDSAAALGVVFGLLYVPAVVPALVADPDWQRLLWQVSPMNAGLAVQATTSLSTLPLGPWAGLGVTACWAAVALLCGGLVLRLRDA; encoded by the coding sequence GTGAGACGGCATCTGCGCGCCGAGTGGACCAAGCTGCGCACCGTCGCGGACACCGGCCGGCTCCTGACGGCCGTCGTCGCGCTGAGCGTCGCCGTCAGCGCGGCGGCGGCGACGACCGTGTCCTGCCCGCCCGCCGGCTGCGCGTACGACGCCGTCAAGATCAGCCTCATGGGAGTGCAGGTCGCCCAGGCGGCCGTCGTCATCCTGGCCGTCCTCGCGGTCGGCGGCGAGTACGGCACCGGCATGATCCGGCTCACGCTGGCCGCGATGCCGCGCCGGACCGCCGTCCTGGCCGCGAAGGCGGCCGTCGTGACCGGGCTGGCCCTGGTGTCGGGGAGCGTCGCCGTGCTCGGGTCGCTGCTGGCGGGGCGGCTCATCCTGCCGGGCAACGGGTTCGTCCCGGCGCACGGGCAGCCGCCGCTGTCCCTCGCGGACGGGCCGACGCTGCGCGCGGTCGCCGGGTCGGTGCTCTACCTGGCGCTGATCGCCCTGCTCGGCCTCGGCGTCGGCATGGTGCTGCGCGACTCGGCTGCCGCGCTCGGGGTGGTGTTCGGCCTGCTGTACGTGCCGGCGGTGGTGCCGGCCCTGGTCGCCGACCCGGACTGGCAACGCCTCCTCTGGCAGGTCTCACCGATGAACGCCGGGCTGGCGGTCCAGGCGACCACGAGCCTGTCCACCCTGCCGCTCGGCCCCTGGGCCGGCCTCGGGGTGACGGCCTGCTGGGCCGCCGTCGCGCTGCTGTGCGGCGGGCTGGTGCTGCGACTCCGCGACGCGTGA
- a CDS encoding SDR family oxidoreductase: protein MISLVTGANRGIGKEVCRQLAGLGHTVLLTARSLEAATAAARELGADVHPMRLDVTDPAAAARLAQEIGDRYGRLDVLVNNAAITYDTWQRAVTADLDVVREAAETNVYGPWRLTQALLPLLRRSRHPRVVNVSSEAGSLTSMGGGTPAYALSKAALNALTRMLAAELRADGVLVNAICPGWVATDMGGPGGRPVAEGAAGIVWAATLPGDGPTGGFFRDGRPLPW, encoded by the coding sequence GTGATCTCCCTCGTCACGGGCGCGAACCGGGGCATCGGGAAGGAGGTGTGCCGGCAGCTCGCCGGGCTCGGCCACACCGTCCTGCTCACCGCCAGGTCGCTGGAGGCGGCCACCGCCGCCGCCCGGGAGCTCGGCGCGGACGTGCACCCGATGCGGCTCGACGTCACGGACCCGGCCGCCGCCGCCCGGCTCGCCCAGGAGATCGGCGACCGGTACGGGCGGCTGGACGTGCTGGTCAACAACGCCGCCATCACCTACGACACCTGGCAGCGCGCCGTCACCGCCGATCTGGACGTGGTCCGCGAGGCGGCCGAGACCAACGTGTACGGCCCGTGGCGGCTGACCCAGGCCCTGCTGCCGCTGCTCCGGCGGAGCCGCCACCCCCGCGTGGTCAACGTCTCCAGCGAGGCCGGATCGCTGACCAGCATGGGCGGCGGCACTCCCGCCTACGCCCTGTCGAAGGCCGCGCTGAACGCCCTGACCCGGATGCTGGCCGCCGAGCTGCGTGCCGACGGCGTTCTGGTCAACGCCATCTGCCCCGGCTGGGTCGCCACCGACATGGGCGGGCCCGGCGGCCGTCCCGTCGCCGAGGGCGCCGCCGGGATCGTCTGGGCGGCCACGCTGCCCGGTGACGGCCCGACCGGCGGCTTCTTCCGCGACGGCCGTCCCCTGCCCTGGTGA
- a CDS encoding NAD(P)-dependent oxidoreductase, with protein sequence MSEDNRAPVTVLGLGSMGRALAEAFLRAGHPTTVWNRSAAKAAPLVARGASHAPDVRVAVAASPLVVACLTTYDATLEALAPAAADLPGRDLVTVNSGTPAGARRMAAWATGHGARFLDGAVKNVPAAVGRPDTLLYYSGDRAVFDDHEATLRALGGDTVHLGEEADLAALYEMAVGGTLLPALLGFFQGAAMVTARGLEASTLVPYTVKWLEMIGSVLPDLAEEIDTGDYTEPASSIGIFHAAVAEERLLGREAGVDASWQEPMYDLLERAVAEGRAEHSVSALVELLRRRPRAA encoded by the coding sequence ATGTCCGAGGACAACCGCGCACCGGTGACCGTGCTGGGGCTGGGCTCGATGGGCCGGGCGCTGGCCGAGGCGTTCCTCCGGGCCGGGCACCCGACGACCGTGTGGAACCGCAGCGCCGCCAAGGCCGCGCCCCTCGTCGCCCGGGGCGCCTCCCACGCGCCGGACGTTCGGGTCGCGGTCGCCGCGAGCCCCCTGGTCGTCGCCTGCCTGACCACCTATGACGCCACGCTGGAGGCCCTGGCGCCGGCCGCGGCGGACCTTCCCGGCCGCGACCTCGTCACCGTGAACAGCGGCACTCCGGCCGGCGCCCGCCGGATGGCCGCGTGGGCCACCGGGCACGGTGCCCGGTTCCTCGACGGGGCGGTCAAGAACGTGCCCGCCGCCGTCGGCCGCCCGGACACCCTGCTGTACTACAGCGGCGACAGGGCCGTCTTCGACGACCACGAGGCGACGCTCAGGGCGCTGGGCGGCGACACCGTACACCTGGGCGAGGAGGCGGACCTGGCCGCCCTGTACGAGATGGCCGTGGGGGGCACCCTGCTGCCCGCCCTACTCGGCTTCTTCCAGGGCGCCGCGATGGTCACGGCGCGCGGCCTGGAGGCGAGCACGCTGGTGCCGTACACCGTCAAGTGGCTGGAGATGATCGGCTCCGTGCTGCCGGACCTGGCCGAGGAGATCGACACCGGCGACTACACCGAGCCCGCCTCCTCCATCGGCATCTTCCACGCGGCGGTCGCCGAGGAGCGCCTCCTCGGGCGGGAGGCGGGTGTGGACGCCTCCTGGCAGGAGCCGATGTACGACCTCCTCGAACGCGCGGTGGCCGAGGGCCGCGCCGAGCACAGCGTCTCGGCCCTGGTCGAGCTGCTCAGGAGGCGCCCGCGGGCCGCATGA
- a CDS encoding NmrA family NAD(P)-binding protein: MIVVTGSTGNVGAEVVRALAAAGTPVRALTRDASRAEPQQGVEYVSGDLSRPESVRPALDGAHGLFLLPGYPGLPELLADARRAGVERVVLLSGGSAGSGDTGNAISRYMAESERAVRESGIPWTFLRPSAFMSNTFQWIPQLRAGNVVRVPFADVRMAVVDPHDVAAVAARALTDDGHEGRVHQPTGPVALRAADRVRILASVLGRDLRFEAQPDDEARREMLETTPVEYVDAFFDFYVTGTLDESVVRPAVQDVTGRPPRTFEQWARAHAAAFG; this comes from the coding sequence ATGATCGTGGTGACGGGCTCCACGGGCAACGTGGGCGCCGAAGTGGTCCGCGCGCTGGCCGCGGCCGGCACGCCCGTACGGGCGCTGACGCGTGACGCCTCCCGGGCCGAGCCGCAGCAGGGCGTCGAATACGTCAGCGGGGACCTGAGCCGGCCCGAGTCGGTCCGGCCCGCCCTCGACGGAGCGCACGGCCTGTTCCTGCTGCCCGGCTACCCCGGACTGCCCGAACTGCTCGCCGACGCGCGCCGGGCGGGCGTGGAACGCGTGGTGCTGCTGTCGGGCGGTTCGGCGGGCAGCGGCGACACCGGCAACGCCATCAGCCGCTACATGGCCGAGTCGGAGCGGGCCGTGCGCGAGTCCGGGATCCCGTGGACGTTCCTGCGTCCCAGCGCGTTCATGTCCAACACCTTCCAGTGGATCCCGCAGCTCAGGGCCGGGAACGTCGTGCGCGTCCCGTTCGCGGACGTGCGGATGGCCGTCGTGGACCCGCACGACGTCGCCGCCGTCGCGGCGCGCGCGCTCACCGACGACGGCCACGAGGGACGCGTCCACCAGCCGACCGGCCCGGTGGCCCTGCGGGCGGCCGACCGGGTGCGGATCCTCGCCTCGGTGCTCGGCCGGGACCTCCGGTTCGAGGCGCAGCCGGACGACGAGGCCCGCCGCGAGATGCTGGAGACCACGCCGGTCGAGTACGTCGACGCCTTCTTCGACTTCTACGTCACCGGCACCCTGGACGAGTCGGTGGTGCGCCCGGCCGTCCAGGACGTGACCGGCCGCCCGCCCCGCACCTTCGAGCAGTGGGCCCGCGCGCACGCGGCGGCCTTCGGCTGA
- a CDS encoding LysR family transcriptional regulator, translating to MRDLRYFVAVAEELSFTRAAERLYVSQPALSKQIRQLEESLRVRLFDRDRRTVALTAPGRALLPAARELLDRWAEAQRQVSDAAAAEAAVLTVGMSTSVGRGLLAPVRALFQERRPGWRLEIRQVNWDDATAGVAAGEVDLAFVWLPLPAPETLAVHVVAREPRWVAFREDHWLAGRAEVAFSELLDEPFLALPEEAGPLRAYWLALDERAGHPVTVGATVSNADETFTAVEEGCGIVLLAAGNAAIYQRPGIGAVPVTGLSPCELAVAWRPADHRPVIRDFVDALGSA from the coding sequence TTGAGAGATCTGCGCTACTTCGTGGCCGTCGCCGAGGAGCTGAGCTTCACCCGGGCCGCCGAACGGCTGTACGTCTCGCAGCCGGCGCTCAGCAAGCAGATCCGGCAGCTGGAGGAGTCGCTGCGGGTCAGGCTGTTCGACCGGGACCGGCGGACGGTGGCGCTCACCGCGCCCGGCCGGGCGCTGCTGCCCGCCGCCCGCGAGCTGCTCGACCGCTGGGCCGAGGCGCAGCGCCAGGTCAGCGACGCGGCCGCCGCCGAGGCCGCCGTCCTCACCGTCGGCATGTCGACCAGTGTGGGCCGGGGCCTGCTCGCACCGGTGCGCGCGCTGTTCCAGGAGCGCCGGCCCGGCTGGCGACTGGAGATCCGCCAGGTCAACTGGGACGACGCCACGGCGGGGGTGGCCGCCGGCGAGGTGGACCTGGCGTTCGTCTGGCTGCCCCTCCCGGCCCCGGAGACGCTCGCCGTGCACGTCGTGGCGCGCGAGCCGCGCTGGGTCGCCTTCCGCGAGGACCACTGGCTCGCCGGACGCGCCGAGGTGGCCTTCTCCGAGCTTCTCGACGAGCCCTTCCTGGCGCTCCCGGAGGAGGCAGGGCCGCTGCGCGCGTACTGGCTGGCGCTCGACGAGCGCGCCGGCCACCCCGTGACCGTGGGCGCCACCGTCTCCAACGCCGACGAGACGTTCACGGCCGTGGAGGAGGGCTGCGGCATCGTGCTGCTCGCCGCCGGCAACGCCGCCATCTACCAGCGGCCCGGCATCGGCGCCGTGCCCGTCACGGGGCTGTCGCCGTGCGAGCTGGCCGTCGCCTGGAGGCCCGCGGACCACCGGCCGGTGATCCGCGACTTCGTCGACGCCCTCGGCTCCGCCTAG
- a CDS encoding SDR family oxidoreductase, which produces MTTDSTSGTGGTPRVAIVTGGSRGIGREIVRRLAADGYAVVVNYAGNADEAEAAVDEAVKAGGQAISARADVADADAVAAMFDAAESEFGGVDAVVHAAGRMHLAPIADLDLDVLDSLHRTNIRGTFVVAQQAARRTRPGGAILLFSTSVIGLALPTYGAYTASKGAVEAMTMVLAREMRGRDVTVNAVAPGPTATALFLDGKDRETIERMAAQPPLERLGTPADIAEVAAFLVSPRGHWVNGQVVRANGGIV; this is translated from the coding sequence ATGACCACCGACTCCACCTCAGGCACCGGCGGGACGCCCCGCGTCGCGATCGTCACCGGCGGCTCGCGCGGCATCGGCCGCGAGATCGTGCGCCGCCTGGCCGCCGACGGTTACGCCGTCGTGGTGAACTACGCGGGCAACGCGGACGAGGCCGAGGCCGCCGTCGACGAGGCCGTCAAGGCCGGCGGCCAGGCGATCTCGGCGCGGGCCGACGTGGCCGACGCGGACGCGGTCGCCGCCATGTTCGACGCGGCCGAGTCGGAGTTCGGCGGCGTGGACGCGGTGGTGCACGCCGCGGGCCGGATGCACCTGGCGCCCATCGCCGACCTCGACCTGGACGTCCTGGACAGCCTGCACCGGACGAACATCCGCGGCACGTTCGTGGTGGCGCAGCAGGCGGCCCGCCGGACCCGGCCGGGCGGCGCGATCCTGCTGTTCTCCACCTCGGTGATCGGCCTGGCCCTGCCCACGTACGGCGCGTACACCGCCAGCAAGGGAGCCGTGGAGGCGATGACGATGGTGCTGGCCCGCGAGATGCGCGGCCGGGACGTCACCGTCAACGCCGTCGCGCCCGGCCCCACGGCCACGGCGCTGTTCCTGGACGGCAAGGACCGGGAGACCATCGAGCGGATGGCCGCCCAGCCGCCGCTGGAGCGTCTGGGCACGCCGGCCGACATCGCGGAGGTCGCCGCGTTCCTCGTCTCGCCGCGCGGCCACTGGGTCAACGGCCAGGTGGTCCGGGCGAACGGCGGCATCGTCTGA
- the rho gene encoding transcription termination factor Rho, with product MRRPTAACRDFIASCPPSNRTGAHSAFPSSTSRREDTPMTTTTDKPAKRRIPTAAPAALNSARPAAENQEVTGVVDVRDHRVYLRASGYLPGEHDICLPVAHAKALGLRAGDLITARLRRPSGKSAEVVSIDHLDLGRQRLRFADMTPVHPQSRLLLETESSITRLIDLITPVGLGQRGLIAAPPKAGKTMALKAIADAIAAKHPAVDLMVVLVGERPEEVTDFRRQVRGEVIASTFDQPERDHTALAELAIERAKRLVERGRNVVVLLDSLTRLGRAYNVIAPKGGKTLTGGIDAYAVHRSKQLFGAARATEEGGSLTIVATALVETGSRMDDYLFEEFKSTGNMELRLDRALAEQRLFPAVDVSSSGTRREEMLLTHEEREIVWRLRQVLAGLNREQALTGILDGVRTSPSNAAYLRKLALSQDPR from the coding sequence GTGCGTCGACCGACCGCCGCCTGCCGGGACTTCATCGCGTCATGCCCACCGTCGAACCGAACCGGTGCGCATTCCGCCTTTCCTTCATCCACCTCCCGTCGTGAGGACACACCCATGACCACCACCACCGACAAGCCTGCGAAGAGGCGCATCCCGACCGCTGCCCCGGCAGCCCTGAACAGCGCACGCCCAGCCGCCGAGAATCAGGAGGTGACCGGGGTCGTCGACGTCCGCGACCACAGGGTCTACCTCAGGGCGAGTGGCTACCTCCCCGGCGAGCACGACATCTGCCTGCCTGTCGCACACGCGAAAGCGCTCGGCCTGCGCGCGGGTGACCTGATCACCGCAAGACTGCGGCGGCCCTCCGGCAAGTCGGCCGAGGTGGTGTCGATCGACCATCTGGACCTGGGCAGGCAGCGGCTGCGCTTCGCCGATATGACACCCGTCCATCCCCAGAGCCGCCTCCTTCTGGAGACGGAATCATCGATCACGCGCCTGATCGACCTCATCACCCCGGTGGGCCTGGGGCAGCGCGGCCTGATCGCCGCGCCGCCGAAGGCCGGCAAGACCATGGCGCTCAAGGCCATCGCTGACGCCATCGCAGCAAAGCATCCTGCTGTCGACCTCATGGTGGTGCTCGTGGGCGAGCGCCCCGAGGAGGTGACCGACTTCCGCCGGCAGGTGCGCGGCGAGGTCATCGCTTCGACGTTCGACCAGCCGGAACGCGACCATACGGCGCTCGCCGAACTGGCGATCGAGCGGGCCAAACGGCTCGTTGAGCGCGGCCGGAACGTCGTCGTCCTCCTCGACTCCTTGACCCGGCTCGGCAGGGCGTACAACGTCATCGCCCCCAAAGGCGGCAAGACGCTGACGGGTGGGATCGACGCGTATGCCGTCCACCGGTCGAAGCAACTGTTCGGCGCGGCCCGAGCGACCGAGGAAGGCGGCTCGCTGACCATCGTGGCGACCGCGCTTGTCGAGACCGGTTCGCGGATGGACGACTACCTCTTCGAGGAGTTCAAGAGCACCGGCAACATGGAGTTGCGGCTCGACCGGGCTCTCGCCGAGCAGCGCCTGTTCCCCGCCGTGGACGTTTCCTCCTCCGGGACGCGCAGAGAGGAGATGCTCCTCACTCACGAGGAGCGGGAGATCGTGTGGAGGCTCAGGCAGGTGCTCGCCGGTCTGAACCGCGAGCAGGCACTCACCGGGATACTCGATGGTGTACGCACGTCGCCGTCCAACGCGGCCTACCTCCGGAAGCTCGCGCTCTCGCAAGACCCGCGCTGA
- a CDS encoding MFS transporter — MTSATEPGATAAGGSGRARSRHGRRVVAALAVTQTLGYGVLYYAFSVILTPMARDLGTSGAQVAAALTLAVLTSAACAPLVGRRLDRRGGRGVMTAGSALAVPAVLGWSQVSTLPQLYAVFAVLGVASAMVLYEPAFAVIVAWFDGHDRHRANALLAVTIVAGFASAVFLPLTGLLADRYGWRQALVVLALVYGTAAVPLHALVVRRPRPGAAPLRPARRAGLVRTAVRARPFWLLVAAFTAHGGAVAVIGVLLVTYLVHLGHPPVFAATVAGLLGVLSVTGRVVTTGLRRRWAAAPVAAAVFVLQGVGVALLPLAGRTAAGAAGCVLLFGLGFGVGTITLPHLLAERYGTAAYASLSGRVAVFAVADRAAAPLGAMVLAQVAGYGWVMAAVAAACALAACALLAYHRLP, encoded by the coding sequence GTGACCTCTGCCACCGAACCCGGCGCGACAGCCGCCGGCGGGAGCGGCCGGGCCCGGTCGCGTCACGGCCGGCGCGTCGTCGCCGCGCTCGCCGTCACCCAGACCCTCGGGTACGGCGTGCTCTACTACGCCTTCTCCGTCATCCTCACCCCCATGGCCCGCGACCTGGGCACGAGCGGCGCCCAGGTGGCCGCCGCCCTCACCCTGGCGGTGCTGACCAGTGCCGCCTGCGCGCCCCTGGTCGGCCGCCGGCTCGACCGGCGCGGCGGGCGCGGGGTGATGACCGCCGGGTCGGCGCTGGCCGTGCCGGCCGTGCTCGGCTGGTCCCAGGTCAGCACGCTGCCGCAGCTCTACGCGGTGTTCGCCGTCCTCGGCGTCGCCTCGGCGATGGTGCTGTACGAGCCGGCCTTCGCCGTCATCGTCGCCTGGTTCGACGGCCACGACCGGCACAGGGCGAACGCGCTGCTGGCCGTAACGATCGTCGCCGGGTTCGCGTCGGCCGTCTTCCTGCCGCTCACGGGCCTGCTGGCCGATCGGTACGGCTGGCGGCAGGCGCTGGTGGTGCTCGCCCTGGTGTACGGGACGGCGGCGGTGCCGCTGCACGCCCTCGTGGTCCGCCGGCCCCGCCCGGGTGCCGCGCCGCTCCGGCCGGCCCGGCGGGCCGGCCTGGTCAGGACGGCGGTGCGGGCGCGGCCGTTCTGGCTGCTGGTCGCCGCGTTCACCGCGCACGGCGGCGCGGTCGCCGTCATCGGCGTGCTGCTGGTGACCTACCTCGTGCACCTCGGCCACCCGCCCGTCTTCGCCGCCACCGTCGCCGGGCTGCTCGGCGTGCTGTCGGTGACGGGCCGCGTGGTCACCACCGGGCTGCGCCGCCGCTGGGCCGCCGCGCCGGTCGCGGCGGCGGTCTTCGTCCTGCAGGGCGTCGGCGTCGCGCTGCTGCCGCTGGCCGGCCGGACGGCGGCGGGCGCGGCCGGGTGCGTGCTGCTGTTCGGCCTCGGGTTCGGCGTCGGCACCATCACTCTGCCCCACCTGCTGGCCGAGCGGTACGGCACCGCGGCCTACGCCAGCCTGTCCGGCCGCGTCGCCGTGTTCGCCGTCGCCGACCGGGCCGCCGCCCCGCTCGGCGCGATGGTCCTGGCCCAGGTCGCCGGGTACGGCTGGGTGATGGCCGCCGTCGCCGCGGCCTGCGCGCTCGCCGCCTGCGCCCTGCTCGCCTACCACCGCCTCCCGTGA
- a CDS encoding DUF488 domain-containing protein gives MAKGDVRVRRVYAEPDGDDGARVLVDRLWPRGLSKAAARLDAWCKPVAPSTELRTWYGHAPERFAEFARRYRGELAEPERAEALAGLRELASAGTLTLLTATRQPEISEAAVLAQVLRQPEDG, from the coding sequence ATGGCGAAGGGTGACGTGCGGGTACGCCGGGTGTACGCGGAGCCGGACGGCGACGACGGCGCCAGGGTGCTGGTCGACCGGCTGTGGCCGCGGGGGCTGTCCAAGGCCGCCGCCCGGCTGGACGCGTGGTGCAAGCCGGTCGCGCCGTCCACGGAGCTGCGCACCTGGTACGGCCACGCGCCCGAGCGCTTCGCGGAGTTCGCCCGCCGCTACCGGGGCGAGCTGGCGGAGCCGGAGCGGGCCGAGGCGCTGGCCGGCCTGCGTGAGCTGGCCTCGGCCGGGACGTTGACGCTGCTGACCGCGACCAGGCAGCCGGAGATCAGCGAGGCGGCTGTGCTCGCCCAGGTGCTCCGGCAGCCCGAGGACGGGTGA
- a CDS encoding NTF2-like N-terminal transpeptidase domain-containing protein: protein MSVRPPRWRQTGIIIVVALTAVLGLGAAVYLSVRTKGTPRETATAFLAAWQRGDLPAMKAQVLEPPRGFDGIYDTFTKGSQAKKITIQLIRVRPQADRDFGETTTYHATFSVTLDGPVPYSYDADLQVIDFERAWKVHWTPTAIHPGLQEIGSSEVRQIRVVPQPDGSSRLVLLETRAKGEQAGSLFADEGLKLVATLADSAQPEVTN from the coding sequence ATGTCCGTCCGTCCTCCACGGTGGCGGCAGACAGGGATCATCATCGTCGTCGCCCTGACTGCCGTCCTCGGTCTTGGCGCTGCCGTCTACCTGTCGGTGCGCACCAAAGGCACGCCCCGGGAGACGGCGACCGCGTTCCTGGCGGCCTGGCAACGCGGCGACCTACCCGCCATGAAGGCCCAGGTGCTCGAACCGCCCCGAGGCTTCGACGGCATCTACGACACCTTCACCAAGGGCTCACAGGCCAAGAAGATCACCATCCAGCTGATCCGCGTCCGGCCCCAGGCCGACCGGGACTTCGGGGAGACCACCACCTACCACGCCACGTTCTCCGTCACCCTCGATGGCCCGGTCCCCTACTCCTACGACGCGGACCTGCAGGTCATCGATTTCGAGCGCGCCTGGAAGGTCCACTGGACCCCGACGGCGATCCACCCCGGCCTGCAGGAGATCGGCTCCAGCGAGGTACGGCAGATCCGCGTCGTACCCCAACCCGACGGTTCCTCCCGCCTGGTCCTCCTGGAAACACGAGCGAAGGGAGAACAGGCAGGGTCCCTCTTCGCTGACGAAGGCCTCAAACTGGTCGCGACCCTGGCCGACTCGGCCCAGCCCGAGGTCACCAACTAA